The Leptolyngbya sp. CCY15150 genome includes the window ATCACCCGCATTGAGACTAGCCGCCATGCTGCTTCGCTACTTCGTTGTGGCTCTTCTGGAGTTGCAAAACCTCTGCCTGAAGCGGGGTATCCGTAGGTTCCGCGCCCAGGGCGTCCTGCGTATCCTGTATGATTTTTTCACTGCTCGATGGTCTGCTATGACTGTTCCTCCCCTAGCCAATACCGATCCGGCCACTCGCTCCGCCCCATCTGCCCAGGGTAAACCCCGACGCGATCGCCCCTTGGTGTTAACCTGGCTCACCTCTAGCGAAGTCATTGCCCCCGTCGTTGTTGGCGTTTTGGTGCTGATTGCCTGGGAACTGGCCGTTCGGCTCACCAATACACCGCCCTACCTATTGCCAGCCCCCTCCCTGGTGCTCACCACCCTGATCCAAGACTGGCATCAGCTCTTTCCGTCCTTGATGGTGACCCTGCGGATTACCACGATCGCCTTCATCGCTGCTGCCATCTCAGGCTTACTGATCGCGATCATATTTGCCCAGAGTAAGTGGATTGAACGTAGCTTATTTCCCTACGCCGTTATTTTGCAAACTACTCCGATCGTAGCGATCGCCCCGCTGATTATTATCTGGTTTAGGAACAATACCATCATAGCCCTCGTGGTCTGCGCTTGGATTATTGCCCTATTCCCGATTATTTCCAATACGACCCTGGGTCTCAAAAGTGCCGATCATAATCTGGTCAATCTTTTTAAGCTCTACAATGCTTCCCGCTGGCAGACCTTAATTTACCTGCGCCTGCCCAGTGCCCTGCCCTACTTTTTGGGCGGACTGCGCATTAGCGGCGGGCTGGCTTTAATTGGTGCCGTGGTGGCAGAATTTGTGGCGGGTACGGGCGGGCAGCGATCGGGCATTGCCTACCAGATTTTGATGTCGAGCTATAACCTGCAAATTCCCCGCATGTTCGCAGCCCTGATCCTCACCACCGGTCTAGGCGTCGTCATTTTTGTGACCCTCACCCTCCTATCGGATCTATGTCTACGTCACTGGCATGAAAGCGCCATGACCCAAGAGTCTTAACATCCATGATTCCTGAAACCCCATCCTACTGGCTGCGGAATGCCAGGGTTCCTCAAGCCCTGCTCAGCGACCCAGATCAAGCGATCGCCCCTGTCATTCCCCACCTGGCCGCCGCCCCCATTTGGGAAGACCTAGTCGCCCTCGATGTGCATATCCAAGATGGCCAGATCGCTCATCTCCGTCCCAGCGGCGGTGAGATCGAGGAGCCATCGATGGATCTCCAGCAAGGTCTCATCTTTCCTGGATTTGTGGATATTCATACTCATTTGGATAAAGCCCACACCTGGACACGTACCCCCAATCCTGATGGCACATTTATGGGTGCCTTAACCCATATTGAAGCAGATAAGCGCTATTGGACAGAAGCCGATCTCTATCAGCGAATGAACTTCGGAGTACGGTGTGCCTATGCTCAAGGCACCGTTGCCATCCGCACCCATTTAGACATTTTTGAGAACACCATTGCCGCTAGCTTATCTGCTTTCCGACAGTTAAAAGCAGATTGGAGCGATCGCGTTACCCTAGAAGCCGTGGCGCTGGTGACCCTCGACGACTACACCACCTCTCGGGGAGAACAGCTTGCCGATGCGATGGCAGAAGTAGGCGGCATGATTGGCGGCGTGCCGATGATGAACGCTGACCTAGATGCTCAGCTCGATCGCGTCTTTACTCTGGCCAAAGAGCGACAGATGCCCCTCGATTTCCACACCGATGAAACCAACGATCCCACCTCCATCACCCTGCGTCAGGTGGCGATCGCCGCCCTGCGCCACGAGTTTCCCTATCCAATTCTCTGCGGGCATTGCTGCAATTTATCCGTTCAGTCTGAAGACGAAGCTAGCAAAACGATGCGCCTTGTTCAAGAAGCAGGCATCAGCATCGTCAGCCTGCCAATGTGCAATCTGTTTTTACAGGATCGTCAGCCCCAGCGAATGCCGCGTTGGCGAGGCGTAACCCTGCTCCACGAGTTACGGGCGCAAGGAATTCCCGTCGCGATCGCCAATGACAACAGCCGCGATGCCTTCTTTGGCTACGGCAACCATGATGGACTAGAGGCCCTGACCCAATCGGTGCGTATCGCCCAACTCGATCGCCCTATTGGCACCTGGCCCCGCGCCATCACCCGCACCCCAGCACAGATCATGGGGATTGCGGCTGGCGAGATTGGTGTGGGGCGAGCAGCCGATCTTATTCTCTTCTCAGCCCGCAACTTTAGCGAACTGTTTTCCCGACCCCAGAGCGATCGCCGTGTACTTCGCCAAGGGAAAGCGATCGCCACCACCTTGCCAGACTACCGAGAGCTGGATCATCTGGTGCCTTATTAAACTCTTCAGAAGAATCTATGCTGAAGGGCGATCGCCCAACTGTCAACGTTTCAGGTTAGATCAGCCGCCCATAATGATCTTCTTCAAAAAATCTAGCTTACCTGCATAAGGAGCATAGCGCCCTTTAATATCCAGCCAGAACGAAGATGACAAGACGCTCTTGCGATGGGAAAAGGTATCAAAGCTAGACTTGCCGTGGTAGCTACCCATGCCGCTCTCTCCCACACCCCCAAAGGGTAAGTTAGACGCCGTCACCTGCATCACCGTATCATTGATACAGACCGTGCCAGACGAGGTTGCCGAAAGCACTCGATTTTGCACCTGGGAGTCTCGGGAAAAGATATAGAGCGCTAGGGGCTTAGGACGTTCGTTGACAAAAGCGATCGCCTCTTCTACGTCATCATAGGTAAGCACGGGAAGAATCGGCCCGAAGATTTCATCTTGCATGACCGGATCATGGGGTGAGACATCGTCCAAAATCGTTGGAGCAATATAGCGATCGCTGCGATCCGTTTGTCCACCAATCACCGTCGTTCCAGCGCCTAGTAGACGGCTAACTCGCTCAAAATGGCGATCGCTGATCAGACGCGCATAGTCAGGACTGACCGCCGGATCAGATCCGTAAAAAGCCTGAACTGTTTCAACCAAAGCCGACATCAACGCAGCTTTGACCTTGCGATTCACGAACAGATAATCTGGCGCGATGCAGGTTTGTCCAGCATTGAGAAATTTCCCCCAAACAATCCGTCGAGCGGCGTGGTCTAGGTGAATGTCGGTGTCTACAATGCAAGGGCTTTTGCCGCCAAGTTCTAGGGTAACCGGCGTTAAATGGGGGGCAGCAGCAGCCATGACAATGCGACCCACCTCCGTGCCGCCGGTAAAGAAGATATGATCATATCGTTCCTGGAGTAGCGCCTGACTCGTATCCACACCTCCCTCCACCACCGTTATATAGCTAGGATCGAAGGTTTTCTGCATGAGATCAGCGATCGCCTGGGAGGTTTGGGGAGCCACTTCGGAGGGCTTGAGGATCGCGCAATTTCCCGCTGCGATCGCGCCCACCAACGGTGAAATCATCAGTTGAAACGGATAATTCCATGGGGAGATGATCAGCACAACGCCCAGGGGTTCAGGAATAATCTGAGCAGAGGAGGGAAACAAGGTCAAGGGTACGGAGACCCGAGTTGGCTTGGCCCAGGTTTTGAGATGTTTGATGGCGTGATCAATTTCGCCGACCACACCTACTTCTGTGGCATAGGCTTCAAACTCAGGCTTGCGTAAATCTGCAGCCAGCGCCTGAACAATCAGCGATTGATGATCTAACACCGCCTGTCGCAACGCTTTCAGTTGCCGTAGCCGAAACCCTATATCTTTCGTTTGACCCGTCTGAAAAAATTCCCGTTGGCGATTCAGCACTTTTTGAATGGTGCTCATAGATTGCAGGTCGATCGCATCTTGTACCATGGATTGTTCTCCTTAGCAGTGCGGCATGACGTCTTCTTGTCCACCTTTTCCTAGGATATCGCGCCAGCCCATGCCCTTCAGAGAGCGATCGCCCTCATGGTTCCCGCCAATCTGCCCTGTCCCCGCCTGAGAGTCAGCCGACTGATCGATAGTACCACTTCATCTGACGAGAGAATCAGGGTTTGATCGCCTTTTGTCCGAGATAGAGTGAATGAAGAGTACTAGGTAGAGGGTCATCATTTAGCAACCCCTGGGTTGGATGTCCGTTGCATAAATCTGAAAACTGAGTAGCTCATTTCAGTCAGCATCATGGCTGCAAAGCGGAAGCAAGATTGGTATAAAGGTGAATGAATGATTCTAGTTATTTCCGTAGGATAAGAACAATCAAGTCACTAAGTAAACGCAAACCTTCGTTTACGAGTGCTTATTGAATACGGAGAGACTTTTATGACTGCAACCATCAGCCGCGCGGATCGGGCTAGCACATTCCCATCCTCCATGCGTCAAACTTCAGGATTTCAGCCTTCGCCCTTGTCTAGATCTTCTGATCTATCCACGCGATCCGTCCGTTTTCAACATCGTTCCAGTGCAAATCGATTTGGTTTAACACCTACCCCTAATGCAGTCTGGAACAACATTACAGCAGTCTTTCGTGGACGCAATCCTCGTGTGACTGCAGTGGGTGGCAATCGTGGAATCCAATCAGCCGCCCAGGTTCGATCTATGCATCAGCCGGGTACGTGGGAATTTTCTTCGAACGGACAATTCCGATTTACGCCGCGTGGATTAGGAATTATTGCCAGAACGGATTTATTTCCAATTGTAGGGCGGTACAGTAGGCAGGGTAATATAATCCGCTTTTCAGGTGCGCGGTCATCGGCCAATTTAGTATCGATCAATACCTCATCGATTCGGGGATGGTTTTCCCTAGGGACTGGAGGAGCGCGCGTTATCCAGCAAACCTCAAGAACTGCTGTATCTGGATTTGGTGCTGGTACCTTTGGCGCTGGTTCCAATAGTATCGTTTCCATGAATCTGCGCATGGTGCGGGTTAGCTAATCCTGTCTGAACGAAGCGTATCCCAAATGCTTGATTTTTTGCCTAAACCTCTTCCGAAGAGGATGAAAATCGCAAAAGTAGCCTAGACTATCACTCCCGTCCCCACAAAGTGGCGGGAGTAGATAATTTCTATCTGTCGTCAGTCATTAACCTTTGTCTATAAAGCCATGAGTACCAAAACGCGATCGCTGGATGAGTTAGCCCATACTCTAACCATCAACCAACAACCTGTATCACTTCAGCATATCTTGCGTCAATTTCGCAGGGCAGGCAAGCTAGACACAGTCATCACCGATATTCTCAGCCTCTATGTGATTGAGCAAGAGCTGAATCGATTTCATATCTCTCAGAAAGAGCGCGTCATCGAAGCATCGATGGTTCAGTATCGTGAACAGTATGGTTTGATGGATGAAGGCACGTTTCAAGAATGGTTGCTGAATCGGGGCTTGGATGCTGCTAGTTTTTGTGAACATATAGAATTCAACGTCACGTTAAAGACCTTCAAAGCGGAGTTGGCTGCGCCCAAACTTCTTGAAACCTTTATCGAACACAAGCTGAATCTCGACCAGGTTGTGCTCTCTCGGATTACGGTGGATCATCAAGACCTTGCTGACGAACTCAAATTGCAACTCGAAGAAGGCGCAGACTTTGAGGTATTGGCACGAGAATATTCTTGCTCAGAGGATGCGCTGACCCATGGCATGATGGGTATTTTAAGTCGTGCGGATGTTCAAAATGTGTTTGGAATAGATGCCTATCAAGCAACGGTAGGTGAGTTTATGAGTCCTATTCAGCGGGACGGATGTTGGCATCTCCTGCGCGTTGATGGGCTTCTACCTGCGGCACTTGATGATACTGTGATCCCTTACTTGCAAGAACAGATATTTGAGCAGTGGCTAGCCACGCGAATTCAATCACTACAGGTGGATGTTTGTCTGAGTCAGGCTACCTTAGTTTACTGATCAACCAAGTTAAGCTTGTCCTGGTACATGCTTTTGGGTGTTGCCGACTAAAGATATGAAAGCTTATGGATCGTCAGCGCAAATCCTATTGTGATTCGACTTGTGGTTCGACTGCCCATCCTTGGTTTGTTGTTGAGAGGAGAGGATCATTCGGTGTTACTTAGATGAGAGATGAATTTCCTGAACCAACTCCTGCATCCTGGACTGTTCAGACATGGATTCATCTCAGACATCAGCAACGTCCCTGGAAGTCCTAGACTAAGGTCTGGGCGCAGGAGCAACCCTGGGAGCATGCCCACGCTCAACGTAGGAACGATAGGAGGTCGTGGGAGCGCCTCGCTCACGGTTCCTTCGCACACATCATCTATCGATTCAGCAACGCCGATCATTCATAACCTATCAGAGGTAGCGAAACTAGAGCCTTGACTCAATACTAGAACTAGATGTTGAGCCATGGAGGCGATCGCTTGAGTACCTCATTTCTCAGTCCTGACTTTTGGGAAAACCGCTATCAGGAAAACACTGCCCGTTGGGACCTTGGCCAGCCCGCCCTCGCCTTTGTCGATTGGCTCACTGATTGTCAACTCCAGCCTGGACGGATGATGGTTTTAGGAGCTGGACGCGGCCATGACGCCCTATGGTTTGCGTCCCACGGCTTTGAGGTCGTCGGCGTTGATTTTGCTCCCTCCGCCGTGGAGCAGGCCCGCGCCCTAGCCCAAGAACAGCAGCTCAGCGCTCAGTTTGAGCAGCACAATATTTTTGAGCTACCCGACGACTGGCATCATAGTTTTGACTACGTTCTGGAACATACTTGCTTCTGCGCGATCGCCCCTGAGCAACGCCCTGCCTATGTGCAAGTGGTGCAGCAGCTTCTGAAACCCACCGGGCAGTTCATTGGTCTATTTTGGGCCCACGATCGCCCAGGCGGCCCACCCTTTGGCTCTCGTGTTGCAGATATCCAAGCGCTTTTTTCAGAGCACTTTGATGTATCTAGCCTGAAACCCGTAGCGCGATCGGTGCCTCAGCGCCAAGGGGAAGAATACCTAGCCCAGTTTCCAAGGAAGGGAGCGATCGCCCGTCACGCTTGAATCAGACGATGGACTAAGTCGCCTTGCAAATCGCGCACGCTGGGCAGTACCTTTTCGGCTCCATGCTGAGTCAGCAGAGTGACGTAGTCGGCCTGATAGTGAGCGTCGGTTTGCACATGGGGCGGCAAAATGCCTACCGCGTGCCACGATCGCTGGGGCTGCTGCTGCCGCGCTTGGTGAACGGTTTGTAGATCTGCCACCGTATCCCCGGCATAGATCACCGGCAGATGGGCCGGTAGCGTTGCCCTCTGTTCAAGCTGCGCCACGACCTGAAACAAGCCGGTGGGATCGGGTTTGCCCGGTGCATCTTCCATGGCAACTAAGATCGGATCGACTAGACCAATGCGCCGCTCTAAGACATACTGCGCCGAGCCCCGCGTAGCGCCGCTGAAAAAGCCCCAGGCAATACCCGCATCGGTCAACTGGGCAAAGTAGTCTGCATCGACCAACAGCGGTTCTTGGCAGATATAGCCCGTCCATTGATCGGGATCGGTGGGATCGGGGCCTCGATAGCGGCGCTGGAAGAAGTCCACTAGGTCTTCATAGACCAAGCCAAGCTGCGATCGCTCCTGCCCCTGGGCTTCAAAATATCGGCAGACCAACTCCTGGGATCCTTCCCAATCATTATTCCAGCAGCCCTCGGCTTTGAGATCGTCAATGTCTGCTTGCGAAGGGCGATAGTGCCCTTGGGTGTAGTGTTCCACCGTATCCGCAAGGGCGCGGCGGTAGGATCCACCCACATCCCGCAAGACCCCATCAATATCAAAGATGGCGATCGCTTGAATGGGGGCTGAGGGCATTCTAAACTCTCCTGATACTGGGTGGGATGAGCATAGGGCGATCGCTCATCAAGGTTCTCCAGGTTGGTTCGTCCAACTCGCAGGATAAATCTACCCGAACCGGGAGCGATCGCCCCTATTTGGGGAAAACATACTCTAATATAGAGGATTGTAGAGTTTTCAACGTCGTGCAGATAGGTTTGTGATGGAGGCTGTATTGGCAAAGTTTATGTTAAAGGTTCTCTGGCTGGATGAGAACGTGGCGATCGCCGTTGACCAAATTGTAGGGAAGGGAACCAGCCCACTCACCTCCTACTTTTTCTGGCCCCGCAATGATGCGTGGGAACAGCTCAAAACTGAGCTAGAAGCCAAGCATTGGATTTCTGAAACGGATCGGATTGAATTGCTCAACCGTGCCACGGAACTCATCAACTACTGGCAAGAGGAAGGACGTCGTCGTCCGATGTCCGAAGCCCAGTCTAAGTTTCCGGATGTGGCGTTCACGGGGAGCGCCTGAGTCAGGGCGAGGTTAGCAAGGTGGCTGGGCTTCCGTCAGTGGCTCAGTAGCCTGTTTAATAGAATCATCGCTTCACAACAAGCCTCGCCCTGCGGGGCTTTTGTGGTATTTGGCATTGCCTAACTGGGGACTGCCATGCCTCGCCGCACTGCCGGACGGTTGTTCATGGTTTCCACCCAACGGCTGAGGTGGCTGTGGTGCTCCAAGGTCATGCCCATGTAGTCGTAGGCGGCTACCCAGGGGTAGATGGCCATGTCGGCAATGGAGTAGTCGCCGCTCAGGTAGTCTCGATCCTGGAGTTGGGTATCCAGAACGCCGTAGAGCCGGATGGTTTCCTGTTCGTAGCGGTTGATGGCGTAGGGAAGTTTCTCGGGAGCCGTGCGGCGAAAATGGTTGAGTTGCCCAAACATGGGCCCCACGCTACCCATTTGAAACATCAGCCATTGCAGCACCGAGTAGCGCTGGCGGGCATCGGTGGGTAAAAACTTGGCGGTTTTTTCAGCGAGGTAGATCAAAATTGCGCCGGATTCAAACACCGTTAGCCCGGTTTCTTGATCCGTAATCACCGGAATCTTGCTGTTGGGATTGAGCTTGATGAAGTCAGGGTGGAACTGTTCCCCTTCCCCGATATGGACGGAGTGGACGGTGTAGGGCAAGCCAACTTCCTCCAGCATGACCGAGACTTTGCGGCCATTGGGGGTTGCGAAGGTATAAAAGTCAATCATGGGTGATAGGGCTGATGGATAGAGGGCGCTCGGGCTTAGGTCTGCCAGTTAGGTGACCGTAGACCCATGAACCCAAACCATAGCCCATTCTACCGGCCTGGTTTCATATTTTTTTGCATGGCTCAGGGTTCTTACCCCATCAGGGCGATCGCCCTCTGTGGATCGTTGCATCTGGCCGCGAACCAGATCCCTATGGGAGAATGGAGCAGGGCGATCGCTCTCAGGTTGAGACGATGCCTCGCCTTGCACCTTCACCGCTCCACTGCACTTTAAGGATCACGGTTCATGACGGCAACGGTCTCTTCTGCCCTTTCCCTGGTTGATGATCAACACCGCGTTCAGGTGTCTCAAGTCAATATGCCCCCCCGGCTGTTGCTGGGCCCCGGCCCGTCCAACGCCCACCCTCTCGTCCTCCAGTCCTTGGCACTGCGGCAGGTGGGACATCTAGACCCTAGCTTTTTGGCTCTGATGGACGAGACCCAAACGCTGCTGCGCTATGCCTGGCAGACCCATAGTCGCCTCACCTACCCGATCAGCGGCACCGGCAGCGCTGCCATGGAAGCCACCTTTGCCAATGTGATTGAACCGGGCGATGTGGTCGTGATTGGCGTCATGGGCTATTTTGGGCATCGCATGGTAGACATGGCCGGTCGCTATGGTGCCGAGGCGCGATCGCTTCATCAAGACTGGGGCAAAGTCTTTAGCCTAGACACCCTGCGGGAGGCCCTAGAAACCCATCGTCCCTCGGTGCTAGCCCTCGTCCATGCCGAAACCTCCACCGGCGCTCGTCAACCTCTAGAGGGCGTGGGCGAACTATGCCGCGAGTATGATTGCTTGCTGTTGGTCGATACGGTGACCAGCCTAGGCGGCGTGCCCCTCTTTTTAGATGAATGGGGCGTGGATCTAGCCTATAGCTGTAGCCAGAAAGGACTGAGCTGCCCGCCCGGCATTTCGCCCTTCACCCTTGGGCCGCGGGCCGAAGAAAAGCTGCAGGCCCGTCACACCAAGGTTGCCAATTGGTATCTGGATGCGTCCTTGCTGGCCAAATACTGGGGAAGCGATCGCACCTACCACCACACCGCCCCCATTAACATGACCTACGCGCTGCACGAGTCCCTGCGGTTGATTGCCGAGGAAGGTCTCGATGCTCGCTGGGCCCGCCACCAAACCAATGCCGAGCTGCTGTGGGAAGGCTTGGAAGCCATGGGGCTAGCTTGTCACGTTGCCCGCGACTACCGTCTACCCACCTTGACCACCGTCTGCATTCCCGAGGGCATCGATGGCAAGGCCGTCACCCGCCGGTTATTGCAGGACTACAACATCGAAATTGGCGGCGGGCTGGGTGACCTGGCGGGTAAGGTGTGGCGTGTGGGATTGATGGGCTTCAATAGCCGCCCCGAAAATGTGCTGCTGCTGCTGACGGCCTTGGAGCAGGTGCTGTCTGATCTAGGCTGGACGTCGCCTCGGCTGTAGCCTCTAGTGGGGTTCTGGTCTGTAGTCCACCTGATCCGATTGATAGGAGGGCGGCTCGATGTGAATGTTGATGCGAGCCGGCCCATATTTCTGATTGAGATGATCCTCGACCTGCTCGGTAATGTCGTGGGCAGTTTTGACGTCTGCCGCCTCAACCACTAGGTGCATTTCCATAAAAATCTGGCGTCCCATCATGCCCCGGGAGGCAATGTTGTGGCAGTTGAGTACGCCCGGAACCTCTAGAGCAGCAGCTTGAATGGCTTCGGGAGCGATCGCCACTTCGTCCACCAACCAAGGCAAATTGGCCTTAAGCACCGACCAACAGCTTTGGGCCACCAAGATTACAACGGGAAAGACCAGCGCCAAGTCTAGCCACTGGATATCCCAGATCCAAATTCCGATAAGTCCTGCTAAGACACTGATGGTAATCCACACATCGCTCATGGTGTGGTAAGCATCGGCGATCAAAATCGTGCTGCCGATGCGATGACCCACCCGCCGTTCATAGACTGCCACACCGATGTTAATGCCCAGCACCCCTAGCAAAACCCATAGATCTAGTCCTGAAACCTGGACTGGATCAGCAGCGTTCAACAGGCGAGCGATCGCCCCTTGAATAATTTCATAACAAGCAATGCCCAAGAAAGCCGCAATGCCCAAGGCACCCAAGGCTTCAAATTTTTGATGGCCATAGGGATGGTCGCGATCGGGTTCGGGGGAGGAGAGGTGATTGGTGACCAAGCCGAGGATGTTATTCACGCCATCAGTCGTGCTGTGGAGGGCATCGGCGATGAGGCTGAGGGAACCGGTGAGGCTGCCAATGATGGCTTTTAGCACCGCGACCAAGATATTAAGCACAAGGGTAATGACAAGAACGCGCTGCACCTCGGCCCGATAGGAAATAGCCATAGGGATTCACCAATCAGAACTAGCTGCCCTTCATTGTAGGAGTGTTGGGGTGCAAGGTTGATGGTTTTCGGCATGGACAAGGGGCGATCGCCCGTACGTCCTGATAGGCGCTAGCGATCGCTTCAAGCCTACTCAATCGGTGGATTCAATGAAAGGAAGCTACGTTGCCGGGTTTCGACTCCGCTCAACCCTCTTCTCGCTAGGATTGGAGCATTGAGTGACGTCGAAAGACTGGCAAGTTATGACGTCGTCTAATAGTTTTTGATCATCAATTCCTGCCCTTCTGCAGCAGACGTTTGCTTGTAGTTATTCATGCCATATTGCAGCGTCCATTCAACAATTGTTGCGAAACTAAAAAGCTCCCGAATCTTGGGAGAATCATCATAGGTAATCAGCCATTGATGGGGACATTCCCGCATAATTTTGGCGAAGCGCTCATGGTCAAAATCGAGGTGCAAGTTTCCCTTCACGCCGTAAAGCTTAGACTTGGTGGCACTTAAGTAGGGTGGGTCTAGAAAAATAAAAACTCCTTCACCATCCTGACGGATCAACGTTTCATAGTCGCCGTTGGTGACTAAGGTTGATGACAAGTGAGCACCCAGTTTTCTTAAACGGTCAATCGATGAATCGGTGAAACGATGTTCAAATGCATGTTGGGAATATCCTCCAGAATCTACTGTTCCAGAAAACGTGATGCGATTGAGGACAAAGAAGCGTACTGCTCGTTCAAACTCGGTTAAATCTTGGTTGGTCTGAGTCAACGTTTTAAAGAGTTCCCGACCATTGGAGGTATTGTTCTTGATCCTTTCTACTTCGTCAGCAAGAGCATGGATGTCTTTCTGCACATATGTCCAGAAGTAATAGAGATCAACGTTGAGATCGTTAATCCAGTAAGACTGGATGCGATCGCCGAATGCTTGTTTAACCGCTAAA containing:
- a CDS encoding DNA adenine methylase yields the protein MPHDKSPLRYPGGKSKAISKIVPHIPLTIHEYREPFIGGGSVFLAVKQAFGDRIQSYWINDLNVDLYYFWTYVQKDIHALADEVERIKNNTSNGRELFKTLTQTNQDLTEFERAVRFFVLNRITFSGTVDSGGYSQHAFEHRFTDSSIDRLRKLGAHLSSTLVTNGDYETLIRQDGEGVFIFLDPPYLSATKSKLYGVKGNLHLDFDHERFAKIMRECPHQWLITYDDSPKIRELFSFATIVEWTLQYGMNNYKQTSAAEGQELMIKNY